The genomic stretch CGTAGCCAGATGGAGGTACTCTGGCTGGTCAtcgttatcctcctcctctcccccctgctcccctccgtccctccccacCCTCTGCCTCGTGGACAGGGTATTCCTCTTCtccatgacctctgaccccagCGAGCGGTTCTCAAGACACTCCTGGATCATCTGGGCCAGATCTTGCTGCAGACGCTGGCAGTTCTCCCTGCAGGGAAGGACAAGGACATAGGAGTTAATTATATAGatctacatacagtgcattcggaaagtattcagaccccttgactttttcccaaaAAATGTACTtgtcagccttattctaaaatggattaaattgttttttccccttgtcaatctacacacaataccccataatgacaaagcaaaaacagtttttttgcacatttattaaaaataaaaactgaaatattacatttacataagtattcagaccctttacccagtactttgttgaagcccctttggtagcaattacagccttgagtcttattctgtatgacgctacaagcttggcacacctgtatttggagagtttctcccattcttctctgcagatcctctcaagctctgtctggttggatggggagtgtcgctgcacatctattttcaggtctctccagagatgttcaggttcaagtctaggctctggctggaccactcaaggacattcagagacttttccttAAGCCCCTccagcattgtcttggctgtgtgcttagggtcgatgTCCTTTTggaagatctctctgtactttgctccgtttatctttcccttgatcctgactagtcttacagtccctgcctctgataaaaaaaaacacagcatgatgctgccaccactattcttcaccgtagggatggtgccaggtttcctccagacgtgacacttgacattcaggccaaagaatccagtcttagtttcatcagaacagataatcttgtttctcatggtctgagagactttaggtgcctttatgcaaactccaagcaggctgtcatgtgccttttactgagaagtggcttctgtctggccactctaccataaaggcctgattggtggagtgctgcagagatggctgtccttctggaatgttctgccatctccacggaggaactctggagggctgtcagagtaaccatctggttcttggtcatttccctgaccaaggccctttccccccgattgctcagtttggccgggtggccagctacAGGAACTTATaggaacttcttccatttaagaatgatggaggccactgtgttcttggagaacttcaatgctgcagaaatgttttggtaccctttcccagatctgtgccttgacacaatcctgtctcagagctctaggGGCAATTACTTTGACCTCAttgcttagtttttgctctgacatgccctgtcaactgtgggacctttaaatagacaggtgtgtgcctttcccaaTCAtacccaatcaattgaatttaccacaggtggactcaaatcaagttgtagaaacatctcaagaatgcttaagggaaacaagatgcacctgagctcaacttcgagtctcatagcaaagggtcggaatacttttgtaaatatggtatttctgtttttaatttttaatacatttgctgtttttgctttgtcattatcgggtattgtgtgtagattgataagggaaacaaattatttaatcaatttttgaataaggctataacgtaacaaaatgtggaaaaaggaacggggtctgaatactttctgaatgcattgtagATATGTAGCTCTAATGATATCTGTTTACCCTACAAAATGGAAGAAAGAAATGAATGTAGAAGTTAATAATATAGATAGATCTAAAGATGACGTGTAGCTCTAGTGATGTACATTCTCGTGACTAAGTTATAGGTGAGCATATAAATTAGCAGAAGGTTAACTCACGCTGTCGGTGGCATTGGCAGGTTGTAGTCCTCTCCTGTTTCACCTGTCAACCAGTAGGTCAACTCTGTGCCTTTACCCtgggatatatatatacacacacacaatattataTGATATTCAACACAGTAGATAAGAGTACTAAATAGTTCAAATGGCATCCAAAAAATCTGTATGATTCTGTCATGACAAAGCGCAAAGCGGCATGTGCCATGTCCATACCTTGAGAAAAGTCTCGCCTCTCTTCTCGTACTCAAACTTGCAGTCTGTCCTCTGTAGGATGCTGACGGTGGGCTGACTGACGTGGATTCTCAGGGCTgggcggagagagacagagttgtaTTTTACTCACCTGCCATGACAGCTGATATGAACATGAAATGTTTGTGTAGATTTGGTGTGGATATTTCCAGTGTTCCTGTAGCCTTACGATGTCCAGTTGACTCCATGCTAGAGGCAGTGTTGACTGTGTCTCCAAACAGGCAGTATCTGGGCATCTTTATCCCCACCACTCCTGCTGCACAGGGGCCTAGGGAACAAGTAGTAAGACTTAAGGGGGGTATTgatgacagacagagggaggagagagagagagggatgttacAGGAAAGAGCAGAGACCAAGGAGGTTTTGTATTGATGATATGTACGAGGAGAGAGAAGGACGTGTTATGAATTCAGGATAGGACTTGGGGAGCTACGGATACCTGAGTGCATCCCAATGCGGATCCACACAGGTAGTCCCGGCAGATGTCTGAGCTGGAAGGTCCCCATAAATGCCAGAATGTCCAGGGCCATGCGGGAGATGTCCACCGCGTGCCTGTTCCCGTTCCGCCGAGGCAACCCCGACGCAACCATGTACGCATCACCTATCGTCTCCACCTGACACAGGACAAGAAGGAAGATATAGAAGCTATACATCTACTATTGAACTAAACGTTGTAGTATACAGTAAGCATAGCATCAACcacaaccttaaccctaacctcaaccctaaccttgtATACGTCGTGGTGGTCGAGGATGCTGTCGAAGCCCTTGTAGATGTCGTTGAGCATGTCCACCACTTCCATGGGGGTGCTGTACTGGCACAGGGTGGTAAAGCCCACGATGTCGCTGAAGTACACCGTCACCTCCTCAAACAGCTCCGGCTCCACGATGCCTGTCTCCTTCAGAGAACGTACCACaggactggagagaggagagagagaggtcatttgCTGGTCTTAAAGTGGTTTTCTGGTTGTGCAGTCTGACAAAGACCTGGTCGAAACACTGCACTTTATAAAACAAGAACATGGAACTGTGTTCGGGTATTTgttcctttttgttgttgtttgtcgaCTGACCGAGGCAGCAGCATGAAGTTGAGGCAGTCGGCCCTGTCCCTCTCAGCCTTGTACAGAGttgtcctctcctccaccaggtgcTCCAGGTTCCGGGAGTACATCTGTAGACGACGGATCAGGTTGTCCATGTAGCTCTCATTAGCCTGGTTGTGCAGGTTACTTTGGAAAAAAAGAACAGGATCagtcacacacatatatacacacacaacaagGGCAGCACATGTAGGTGCTGCCCTTGTGAGGGATTTCTCAAAGGTATCTTAAATGAAAGAGATGGGTGCAGCTTTACAGAAACTACATGTTAGTTATTTAGAAGCACTGCAAACCATAACCATGCTGGTCTTACTTATATCTCTATTTATTGTCATGTTACAGAGACATTTTGCCATCTTTGTAAATGTATTCTTCACCTTTCTGATAAAATGGCCAAGTCCTGGCAAGTGTTTAGTTCTATCCAATAAAAGAGAGATAAAAGTAGGTAGCTGGTACCTGAAGATCTTCCCCAGTGAGCTCTCTATCTTCTTAAAGTCAGGCCTTCGCTCTGGGTCCTCATCCCAGCAGATCTTTATCAGCGTGTACACCTGTGGGCATTCAgaataaaataaatgtacaaGCCAAAGTGGATTACAGACTCTCtatatctgtctttctctgtactgtaatcccccccccccatcccctatctctgtctctctctccttctctctgttgcacacaaacagagacaaacacacaagcAAATGTCAATCTTACCTCCAGTTCTTTTTCTCCTGCAGTCTCAAAATTCAGATCAGGTCTGAAATAGGTTATTTTGATAGGGTACTGCACTCTGGCCATTTTCTCTGATGAAGACAGAACAACTTGTGTGAGCGTCTTGTTAATCTGCTACACTATGTTGAGCTCAACTGAACAATGCTACAGTTGACCAGGAGGGGTCGATACTTCCCCAGAATTAAATGCAGGACCACTCAAAGTGCCAAAGATTACATTTTAAATAagggtaactacagtatagcAAAGCTGATGCAATGATCCTGTTCTGAATGTCTATATAAGGTGTTATATAGGAATGTGTTTAACCTGTGCGGTCGGAGTAGGCCTCAGTGTAAAAGGTTTTCCTCCTGAGAACTATCTCCTGGGCGATGATGGCAAAGCTGTAGACATCTCCCTTCTGGGAGATCCCCTGTCTTCGCAGGTGCTCTGGAGCTGTCCACAGGTCTGATGGGGGAGAAAAGggaggggaaggatggagaggaagagagagtgaggggataggGGAGGATAGGTAAAAAAAACAAGGGGCAGAACAGGGATCAGACAGAAAGAGACATCCTAGGACAGACAGACCTCAGGGGTCTAGCCCTACCGAAGTAATAGTTCCTACCTCTGCCTGGGTTTAGAATAGTGTTGCAGCCAAAGTCAGTGATCTTGACCACCATGCGGTTGTCCACCACACAGTTAGTGGACTTGAGACGGCCATGGACCTGGATGTCACTGGAATGGAGGTAGGACATACCCTGCGGAGATGAAGAAAGGGGAGGAGGTTTTGTCTTTGAATAAAGGCCTACTGTATTTCAATGACTCAATGTTGTCAAATGGATTAAAGCACTTCGGAAATGTATATCAATATTGACAAGGTAAAAACTCTTGGATAGGGTTTTAGCTTGGCTAAGGTTTTAGCATCTTACGGTAAATTGCTCTGAGTTGGCATTTTCTGAGCTCATACAAACCAACAGCAGAGTGTAGACTAGAGTTGTTGCTAGCTCACCTTGGCGATGTCGTACATTACAGAGATCTTAAACTCCCAGTCCATGAAGGTCTCCTCCGGGTATGAAATATTGTCATTCAGCACACACTGAGGAAGGAAGAAGTTAAAAGTTCAAAGGGAAAGTGTGTGtgggcgtgcgtgcgtgtttgcatGTTGTGTTTCTCACCCTTAGAGATCCCCTCTCGCCGTACTCGAACACCCCAAACACACCATGATCATACTTGACTGTGCCATAGAACTTAGTCAGGTTGTAGTAGTCAATGTGCAGAAGCTGTAAATCAGGGAGATTGGATATAATAAGCAATAGgagttttaatcaaatcaaatatgaACAACTAAACAAAGATACCACATGGACACATGTAAAAAGGCATACTTGATACCCTTTAGTAGTCTACCCGACATGATCAAACTTGAAACCCTTTAGTAGTCTACCGGACATGATCAAACTTGATACCCTTTAGTAGTCTACCCGACATGATCAAATTTGATACCCTTTAGTAGTCTACCGGACATGATCAAACTTGTTACCCTTTAGTAGTCTACCGGACATGATCAAACTTGCTGTATAATTGGTGACTCACCGAGTTGAGCTCTATCCTCTGGCTCTTGTTAAAGTTCCCGTCCGAGTGGTTCAGCTCCTTCAGGATCACAATCTGAAACCATGACAACAACAGTCGCCTCAGTAAACGTGACCTTCATCACCGTGACAACAGCAGTAGCCTTATTACACCTGACCATATCCAGCTCCCTCAAGATCCTTCTTCAAGTGTCAAAGTGAAGGAGTCGGGCAACATGAGTATACAATACACCTGACCTGACCACTGTATCAGTCACTGAGCCGTGGTAGTTGCTTCAACCTACATATGTATATATGGCTCttcatatgtatgtatgtagagttgaagtcagaagtttacatttacatttacatttaagtcatttagcagacgctcttatccagagcgacttacaaattggtgcattcaccttatgacatccagtggaacagccactttacaatagtgcatctaaatcttttaaggggggggggggagaaggattactttatcctatcctaggtattccttaaagaggtggggtttcaggtgtctccggaaggtggtgattgactccgctgtcctggcgtcgtgagggagtttgttccaccattggggagccagagcagcgaacagttttgactgggctgagcgggaactgtacttcctcagtggtagggaggcgagcaggccagaggtggatgaacgcagtgcacttgtttgggtgtagggcctgatcagagcctggaggtactgaggtgccgttcccctcacagctccgtaggcaagcaccatggtcttgtagcggatgcgagcttcaactggaagccagtggagagagcggaggagcggggtgacgtgagagaacttgggaaggttgaacaccagacgggctgcggcgttctgaatgagttgtaggggtttaatggcacaggcagggagcccagccaacagcgagttgcagtaatccagacgggagatgacaagtgcctggattaggacctgcgccgcttcctgtgtgaggcagggtcgtactctgcggatgttgtagagcatgaacctacaggaacgggccaccgccttgatgttagttgagaacgacagggtgttgtccaggatcacgccaaggttcttagcgctctgggaggaggacacaatggagttgtcaaccgtgatggcgagatcatggaacgggcagtccttccccggaaggaagagcagctccgtcttgccgaggttcagcttgaggtggtgatccgtcatccacactgatatgtctgccagacatgcagagatgcgatttagagtttacatacacttaggctggaatcattaaaactcgcttttcaaccactccacaaatttcttgttaacaaactatagttttggcaagtcggttaggacatctactttgtgcacgacacaagtaatttttccaacaattgtttacagacagattgtttcacttataattcactgtatcacaatttcagtgggtcagaagtttacatacaataagttgactgtgcctttaaacagcttaaaaaattccagaaaattatgtcatggctttcgaagcttctggtaggctaattgacataatttgagtcaatgggaggtgtacctgtggatgtattttaaggcctaccttcaaactcagtgcctctttgcttgacatcatggaaaatcaaaagaaatcagccaagacctcagcatTTTTTTGGGAGAAATCCACAAGTCTGGgtcaaacacctgaaggtaccacgttcatctgtacaaacaatagtacacaagtataaacaccatgggaccacacaaccgtcataccgctcagtaaagagagatgaacgtactttggtgcgagaagtgcaaatcaatcccagaacaacaagcaaaggaccttgtgaagatgctggaggaaacaggtacaaaagtatctatatccacagtaaaacgagtcctatatcgacataacctgaaaggccgctcagcaaggaagaagccactgctctagaaccgccataaaaaagccagactacggtttgcacctgcacatggggacaaagttcttactttttggagaaatgttctctgttctgatgaaacaaaaacagaactgtttggccataatgaccgttgTTATGTTCGGCAGAAAAGGggcaggcttgcaagccgaagaacaccatcccaaccgtgatgcacgagggtggcagtatcatgttgtgcaggttctttgctgtaggagggactggtgcacttcccaaaatagatggcatcatgaggatggaaaattatgtggctatattgaagcaacatctcaagacatcagtcaggaagtttaagcttggtcgcaaatgggtcttccaaatgtacaatgaccccaagcatacttccaaagttttggcaaaatggcttaagaacaacaaagacaaggtattggagtggtcatcacaaagccctcacctcaatcctgtagacaatttgtgggcagaaatgaaaaattgtgtgcgagcaaggaggcctgacacagttacaccagctctgtcaggaggaatgggtcaaaattcacccaacttattgtgggaagcatgtggaaggctacctgaaatgtttgacccaagttaaacaatttaaaggcaatactaccaaataccaattgagtgtatgtaaacttctgacccactgggagtgtgatgaaagaaataaaagctgaaataaatcattctcgctactattattctgacatttcaaattcttaaaataaagtggtgatcctaactgacctaagacagggaatttttaatcatttttcggccaggtcgcagttgtaaaggagaacttgttctcaactagcctacctggttaaataaaggtgaactaaataaataaatcaaataaatacaatttgctaccaaatactaattaagtgtatgtaagcttctgaccaactgggaatgtgatgaaagaaataaaagctgaaataaatcattcttgttggctgcttttcctttactctacggtccaattcatcccagaCCATCTCAACTAGGTTGAGgtcggttgattgtggaggccaggtcatctgatacagcacttcatcactctcctacGTGGTCAAATTgaattgaattctaaataaatcacagacagtgtcaccagcaaagcaccccacaccatcacccctcctcaatgcttcacggtgagaaccacacatgcggaggtcatccgttcacctactctgcgtctcactaaGACATGGCGattggaacaaaaaatctcacatttggactcatcagaacaaaggacagaattccacctgtctaatgtccattgctcatgtttcttggcccaagcaagtctcttcttattattggtgtcccttagtaatggtttctttccagcaattccaccatgaaggcctgaatcacgcagtctcctctgaccagttgatgttgagatgtgtctgtcacttgaactctgtgaagcatttatttgggctgcaatttctgaggctggtaactctaattaacttattttctgcagcagaggcaactctgggttttcctttcaaGATAGAACAATTACATCACCACATTAGTAAACTGGTAGAGCAGGGTCACAAGGCATCATATGGGAAAGTACAACCAGTGAAACAAGAGGTAACATAGTAATTAAAGTGGTCTCCCTGTGAGCAGAAGTTATATTTGTTTTTACtataattttaaaaataaattgtaACATTTGACGCAAAGACAGaggtagagtatagtagagaTTGTAGAGGGATTTCTGAGTTAAAGGAAACAGAGATGTAGACTAGTGAAGGTAACAAGGTAAGTAAGTAGTAAGTTAATTGGAAAATAAGAGTTTAGAATTTGAATTGTTTGGATTGCTTAAGAGTTAGCAATCTAGAATCTAACAAAATGTTATTTCATttgtttttattgtttttttcACAGTTAGAGAAAATATTTCTTAAATTGTCACACACACAGAATTTTCTTAAATTTGTATTTTCTGAGTTTTAAATGAACACATGAATTATTTTTGCTAAAAAATGTACTGAAGAAACTTACCGTGACCTTGGATATGAAATGTATGAAATGTTTGACTGTTTTTAAATAATTTGTCTAATAGAGAAAGAAACACTTATTTGAACGGTTTGAATGTCCTCTGACCTCTGTCCTGACTTTCTAGTGTGGTCACCCTCGCTGGAAAGCTGAGAGACATTGGATGAGGATTTGAAGTTAATTTATCATACTGATAATTACGGAGAAGTTTATAGTTATGTGTGATTCGGACCACGGGAAGGTTAGTCCTGTCTCTGGTTTATTTTTCTATTCCTTGAATCAAGTAGTAATTCTA from Oncorhynchus keta strain PuntledgeMale-10-30-2019 chromosome 24, Oket_V2, whole genome shotgun sequence encodes the following:
- the LOC118402982 gene encoding guanylyl cyclase C-like; the encoded protein is MAHRGWWVCVCWMVLIAGRCEAIYPHCLDGIMMNVVLLDDDISPWSMTFVRSAVESAIQLDAELPCKSCPNGVKRNLTANFLGLETSLYSKKGCKSSTCEVVETLKNLTKTGQEGWVLLGPTCTHATFQMVDQEVGLKLLMPIISAGSFALSCDYQDNLTRILPPARKISTFFTKFWDFKNNIKPKWSTAFLYKKQENTEDCFWYINALGTGSAHFSLHVKNTQVITKAEDLRMELNSKKRTSNLFIVCGTPGDIVDLKNGTMEVDPSVVFILVDLYNDKYYTNKSSIPAMKNVLVLTMPNTRNYTVDTDLGNNVTMNDYMAAYHDAVLLFGQVMRKIWSKPESELNRTEVVNINHFRNISFDGIAGHYKLDDHGDRDVNFSVIYTTTDNKYETLFIFNTVYNYTNIVNSKPSFIWGRHLPNDIPDQGLGVQNIVVIVLGVTVVVVATIAFIFYRQNRRERQVRKRWSHIHSDLITPLEYNERSLVCLKIDEDHRTNKSYMIRQGRYDKKIVILKELNHSDGNFNKSQRIELNSLLHIDYYNLTKFYGTVKYDHGVFGVFEYGERGSLRCVLNDNISYPEETFMDWEFKISVMYDIAKGMSYLHSSDIQVHGRLKSTNCVVDNRMVVKITDFGCNTILNPGRDLWTAPEHLRRQGISQKGDVYSFAIIAQEIVLRRKTFYTEAYSDRTEKMARVQYPIKITYFRPDLNFETAGEKELEVYTLIKICWDEDPERRPDFKKIESSLGKIFSNLHNQANESYMDNLIRRLQMYSRNLEHLVEERTTLYKAERDRADCLNFMLLPRPVVRSLKETGIVEPELFEEVTVYFSDIVGFTTLCQYSTPMEVVDMLNDIYKGFDSILDHHDVYKVETIGDAYMVASGLPRRNGNRHAVDISRMALDILAFMGTFQLRHLPGLPVWIRIGMHSGPCAAGVVGIKMPRYCLFGDTVNTASSMESTGHPLRIHVSQPTVSILQRTDCKFEYEKRGETFLKGKGTELTYWLTGETGEDYNLPMPPTAENCQRLQQDLAQMIQECLENRSLGSEVMEKRNTLSTRQRVGRDGGEQGGEEEDNDDQPEYLHLATVNNFSTLL